The Myxococcaceae bacterium JPH2 genome has a window encoding:
- a CDS encoding wax ester/triacylglycerol synthase family O-acyltransferase: protein MSARERMASADAAWLQMEEPANLMMITAVLWFEGRLDRHRLRDAVRERLVERYPRFRQRVETGRPGAPHWVDVDDLDLDAHVTSVEVAAPGDRAALEALVGHWMSVPLERSRPLWHLHVVEGANGGDVLLARLHHCMADGIALARVLLSLTDGAEVDVPVPEPRRAETPGWMRLALGAMNVAGTARAALRKGVQWVQEPILAGDLMREGALGAAALGKLLVMPADPPSPLRGPLGEEKRAAWSAPIPLARVKALGRALEGTVNDVLLAALAGALRRYLESRDAPAEDVHVLVPVNLRPLDEPVPRALGNRFGVVFLRLPVHIEEPRRRVRELARRMEALKRSPEAVLTFGALEFLGHTPAAVERWVVDVMGTKASLVATNVPGPREPVSLAGTRLEGLTFWVPQAGHVGLGVSLFSYAGQVTVGVAADASRVPEPALLLAAFHAELDALDAACA, encoded by the coding sequence ATGTCGGCCCGAGAGCGGATGGCGAGCGCGGACGCGGCGTGGCTCCAGATGGAGGAGCCCGCCAACCTGATGATGATCACCGCGGTGCTCTGGTTCGAGGGGCGGCTGGACCGGCATCGCCTGCGAGACGCCGTGCGCGAGCGGTTGGTCGAGCGCTACCCACGCTTCCGCCAGCGCGTGGAGACCGGGCGCCCCGGTGCACCGCACTGGGTGGACGTGGACGACCTGGACCTGGACGCCCATGTGACCTCCGTGGAGGTGGCCGCGCCCGGTGACCGCGCCGCGCTGGAGGCGCTGGTGGGGCACTGGATGAGCGTGCCGCTGGAGCGCTCCCGGCCGCTGTGGCACCTGCACGTGGTGGAGGGCGCGAACGGGGGCGATGTGCTGCTGGCCCGGCTGCACCACTGCATGGCGGATGGCATCGCGCTGGCGCGGGTGCTGCTGTCGCTCACGGATGGGGCCGAGGTGGACGTGCCTGTCCCAGAGCCTCGGCGCGCGGAGACGCCGGGGTGGATGCGCCTGGCGCTCGGCGCGATGAACGTGGCGGGGACGGCGCGCGCGGCGCTGCGCAAGGGCGTGCAGTGGGTGCAGGAGCCCATCCTCGCCGGAGACCTGATGCGCGAGGGCGCGCTGGGCGCCGCGGCGCTGGGCAAGCTCCTGGTGATGCCGGCGGATCCGCCCTCGCCGCTGCGGGGGCCGCTCGGTGAGGAGAAGCGCGCCGCGTGGTCCGCGCCCATCCCGCTGGCTCGGGTGAAGGCGCTGGGGCGCGCGCTGGAGGGCACGGTGAACGACGTGCTCCTGGCGGCGCTGGCCGGCGCGCTGCGGCGCTATCTGGAATCGCGCGACGCTCCCGCCGAGGACGTGCACGTGCTGGTGCCGGTGAACCTGCGTCCCTTGGACGAGCCCGTGCCGCGAGCGCTGGGCAATCGCTTCGGCGTCGTCTTCCTGCGCCTGCCCGTGCACATCGAGGAGCCCCGGCGGCGCGTGCGCGAGCTGGCCCGTCGCATGGAGGCCCTCAAGCGGTCTCCCGAGGCGGTGCTCACCTTCGGCGCGCTGGAGTTCCTCGGGCACACGCCGGCCGCGGTGGAGCGGTGGGTGGTGGATGTCATGGGGACGAAGGCCTCGCTGGTGGCCACCAACGTGCCCGGCCCCAGAGAGCCCGTGTCGCTGGCGGGCACCCGCTTGGAGGGCCTGACGTTCTGGGTGCCGCAGGCGGGCCACGTGGGGTTGGGCGTGAGTCTCTTCAGCTACGCGGGGCAGGTGACGGTGGGCGTGGCGGCGGATGCGTCGCGTGTGCCCGAGCCCGCGTTGCTCCTCGCGGCCTTCCATGCGGAGCTGGACGCGCTCGACGCCGCGTGCGCGTAG
- a CDS encoding class I SAM-dependent methyltransferase, with the protein MPNLLDLPRQALLDFRSRLSHLPLVSQLQRRNVVPESFNLSSPAPQDSMLADPERVEVWRLAIERYVRTGQVVVDVCTGTGLRTFLAASRHPRKLYAVDDSRLLDTTQWVARRNGLDHIDFVREPPRRFQSQERADVLLHELLGDALFDAGMVPRMLDLRSRLLRPGGRILPNRFEVFVEPVQLRDEACIPFIWSQRFPSVDYRCLQSLREAMSPSYFTRLVRSYEVEHLLCEPEPSFAFDLETMAVDGLPSVVRYERPVVESGRVDGLCLFYKVAFDAELSFTVSPLRGRNHTGMTLLRVDPREYERFEMLSFELELPDPSDVRTWRWRFL; encoded by the coding sequence ATGCCGAACCTGCTCGATCTGCCACGCCAGGCACTGCTGGATTTTCGCTCGCGGCTGAGCCACCTGCCCCTGGTGTCTCAGCTCCAGCGGCGCAACGTCGTTCCGGAGAGCTTCAACCTGTCGAGCCCCGCGCCCCAGGACTCGATGCTCGCGGACCCCGAGCGCGTGGAGGTGTGGCGCCTGGCCATCGAGCGCTACGTGCGCACCGGACAGGTGGTGGTGGACGTGTGCACGGGCACGGGCCTGCGCACGTTCCTGGCCGCCTCGCGCCACCCGCGCAAGCTGTACGCGGTGGATGACTCGCGGCTCCTGGACACCACGCAGTGGGTGGCGCGGCGCAACGGGCTGGACCACATCGACTTCGTGCGCGAGCCGCCCCGTCGCTTCCAGTCGCAGGAGCGCGCGGACGTGCTCCTGCACGAGCTGCTGGGGGATGCGCTGTTCGACGCGGGCATGGTGCCGCGGATGCTCGACCTGCGCTCGCGCCTGCTGCGGCCAGGTGGGCGCATCCTGCCCAATCGCTTCGAGGTGTTCGTGGAGCCGGTGCAGCTTCGCGACGAGGCCTGCATCCCGTTCATCTGGAGCCAGCGCTTCCCCAGCGTGGACTACCGCTGCCTGCAGTCGCTGCGCGAGGCGATGAGCCCCTCGTACTTCACGCGGCTGGTGCGCTCGTACGAGGTGGAGCACCTCCTGTGCGAGCCCGAGCCGTCCTTCGCCTTCGACCTGGAGACCATGGCCGTGGACGGCCTGCCCAGCGTCGTGCGCTACGAGCGGCCCGTGGTGGAGAGCGGGCGCGTGGATGGCCTGTGCCTCTTCTACAAAGTGGCCTTCGACGCGGAGCTGTCCTTCACGGTGTCGCCGCTGCGCGGGCGCAACCACACGGGCATGACGCTCCTGCGCGTGGACCCGCGCGAGTACGAGCGCTTCGAGATGCTCTCCTTCGAGCTGGAGCTGCCAGACCCGTCGGATGTCCGCACGTGGCGCTGGCGGTTTCTTTGA
- a CDS encoding ATP-binding cassette domain-containing protein produces the protein MGEPGRRPAIELLDVHKSFGDQSVLAGVSLVVPEGTTCVLLGVSGSGKTVLMKLIDGLLQPDRGTVRVAGEDLSRLGVVDLDRVRRKLGILFQGGALFDSLTVFDNVAFPLRERARLPERQVRERVRRALVMVDLEAAADQYPGELSGGMLKRAAFARAMVLEPSVLLYDDPTAGLDPLKTRSVVDVMVMAKQQLHATSLVITPDVATAFEVGDHLALLHEGRIVEHAPPDVFRQSRHPAVRAFLHDWLERRARHAPADSTASH, from the coding sequence ATGGGCGAGCCCGGACGACGGCCGGCGATCGAGCTCCTGGATGTGCACAAGTCGTTTGGTGACCAGTCGGTGCTCGCGGGCGTGAGCCTCGTCGTTCCCGAGGGCACCACCTGTGTACTCCTCGGGGTGTCCGGTTCCGGTAAGACGGTGTTGATGAAGCTCATCGACGGGCTGCTCCAGCCGGACCGGGGCACCGTGCGCGTGGCGGGCGAGGACCTGTCTCGACTGGGCGTGGTGGACCTGGACCGGGTGCGGCGCAAGCTGGGCATCCTCTTCCAGGGCGGGGCGCTGTTCGACTCGCTCACCGTCTTCGACAACGTCGCCTTCCCGCTGCGCGAGCGGGCGCGTCTGCCCGAGCGTCAGGTGCGCGAGCGCGTGCGGCGCGCGCTGGTGATGGTGGACCTGGAGGCCGCGGCGGACCAGTACCCGGGGGAGCTGTCGGGCGGCATGCTCAAGCGCGCGGCGTTCGCTCGCGCCATGGTGCTGGAGCCGTCGGTGCTGCTCTACGACGACCCCACCGCGGGGTTGGATCCGCTCAAGACGCGCTCGGTGGTGGACGTCATGGTCATGGCGAAGCAGCAGCTCCACGCCACCTCGCTCGTCATCACGCCGGATGTGGCCACCGCTTTCGAGGTGGGGGACCACCTGGCCTTGCTGCACGAAGGCCGCATCGTGGAGCACGCTCCGCCGGACGTGTTCCGCCAGTCCCGTCACCCCGCGGTGCGCGCCTTCCTGCATGACTGGTTGGAGCGCCGCGCGCGGCACGCCCCCGCGGACTCGACTGCTTCCCACTGA
- a CDS encoding aminotransferase class I/II-fold pyridoxal phosphate-dependent enzyme yields MATYPATPREAFQQLRALAEDLRQPERRGQALTELRALAELARGKPENAPLRLEQVVVAVGASQERLELFLLPSIFAPEAWAFTFLEGLLKVPLDEYAGKRLVEVGSGSGWICLALAKFTGLSRIHGMDLNPHAPVVGLCNAWLNGDEQLVSRLSFGESDLLRGLPETPSWDFIVGCIPQVLRGEGLPAELELSQADEQALYDLSNYCTLQNVYEDHFGLGLIARLLDEAPERLAPGGRLLLNLAGRPGRAIIERMFTRRGFATHVSVARRVMQAADTDIRPLVALEQRTGREFEFFMEAHSPEPLRAATALGWLQAGNPIWHEVAVWEANLALPRETLALRASLRKLDIASLQEELDLGAASAEQLGFAASLAGRLARTPELPYAHEAGDAPFRRLVSRYLDRYFGLRLAEDALFVAPEREQAVYSLLLSMCDPGDEVLVSRSLHPLYARALDKAGVRATVTHTSLGEIQRLLTAFDVKAVFLTVEPGERTNLAVLRDIVAEAARRGIWVVLDESAFFNITGGVEPRTLFEFLAREVPAPNLVVLYGLIKNAVWPDLELTLLLPVPEPLRADLEVAAEVTYSRISTLAQWFYERTFAELLAFRLAFAEPAPPAPRPKPEVPLPRSKRIAHLSTFPAFLPRIFREEDPELVRLDYGENEGPLPPPLVEGLVAASVAPPAAGTQTGLAEALTSFLLETRGARYSPDELVLAPGVWPLVHHLGVALRQRLGRAPRVFLATPCYGVLPPTFVAAGCEVELGTLASLLARRGAGSPDAVVVSQPSNPAGTYLTHQELVALATYVVEQRCLLVSDEIFGLVHLTNPTAETVHSPVTLEGAVPGVGARTVILGGLSKEFAAGGLRVGWLATRDRALAQALRDSGPGALHLPTARAAAYLYAAYARSPEGQLLYAARHRALRDFLGKMRRELAEKRALLAEVLPDSGLAESAEVGGLFLAPRVTAWLGREVDGERLTPENLPRIVYTHTRVVLNGGAWCGDPERVRAVFSIPMAKLLRARDRLRAFGMMVRSR; encoded by the coding sequence ATGGCGACCTATCCCGCGACCCCCCGCGAAGCCTTCCAACAGCTGCGAGCCCTCGCCGAGGACCTGCGCCAACCCGAGCGGCGCGGCCAGGCCCTGACGGAGCTGCGCGCGCTGGCGGAGCTGGCACGAGGCAAGCCCGAGAACGCCCCGCTGCGCCTGGAGCAGGTGGTGGTGGCGGTGGGCGCGTCGCAGGAGCGGCTGGAGCTGTTCCTGTTGCCCTCCATCTTCGCGCCCGAGGCGTGGGCCTTCACCTTCCTCGAAGGGCTCTTGAAGGTGCCGCTGGACGAGTACGCGGGAAAGCGGCTGGTGGAGGTGGGCTCGGGCTCGGGGTGGATCTGCCTGGCGCTGGCGAAGTTCACCGGGCTCTCTCGCATCCATGGCATGGACCTCAACCCGCACGCGCCGGTGGTCGGGTTGTGCAACGCGTGGCTCAACGGTGATGAGCAGCTCGTGTCGCGCCTGTCCTTTGGCGAGAGCGACCTGTTGCGTGGCCTGCCCGAGACGCCCTCGTGGGACTTCATCGTCGGATGCATCCCGCAGGTGCTGCGCGGCGAGGGACTCCCCGCGGAGCTGGAGCTGTCCCAGGCGGATGAGCAGGCGCTCTACGACCTCTCCAATTACTGCACGCTCCAGAACGTCTACGAGGACCACTTCGGCCTGGGCCTCATCGCGCGCCTGTTGGACGAGGCGCCGGAGCGACTGGCGCCGGGTGGCCGGCTGCTGCTGAACCTCGCGGGCCGGCCGGGCCGCGCCATCATCGAGCGCATGTTCACGCGCCGAGGCTTCGCCACCCATGTGAGCGTGGCGCGCCGGGTGATGCAGGCGGCGGACACGGACATCCGCCCGCTGGTGGCGCTGGAGCAGCGCACCGGACGCGAGTTCGAGTTCTTCATGGAGGCCCACAGCCCCGAGCCGCTGCGCGCCGCCACCGCGCTCGGGTGGCTGCAGGCGGGCAATCCCATCTGGCACGAGGTGGCCGTCTGGGAGGCGAACCTCGCCCTTCCTCGCGAGACGCTGGCGCTGCGTGCGTCCTTGCGGAAGCTGGACATCGCCTCGCTCCAGGAGGAGCTGGACCTGGGGGCGGCGTCCGCCGAGCAGCTCGGGTTCGCGGCGTCGCTGGCGGGGCGGTTGGCGCGAACGCCGGAGCTGCCGTACGCGCACGAGGCGGGCGACGCGCCGTTCCGCCGCCTGGTGTCGCGCTACCTGGATCGCTACTTCGGCCTCCGACTGGCCGAGGACGCGCTGTTCGTCGCGCCCGAGCGTGAGCAGGCGGTGTACTCGCTCCTCTTGTCCATGTGCGATCCGGGCGACGAGGTGCTCGTGTCTCGCAGCCTGCACCCGCTCTACGCCCGCGCGCTGGACAAGGCGGGCGTGCGCGCCACGGTGACGCACACGTCGCTGGGAGAAATTCAGCGTTTGCTGACCGCGTTCGACGTGAAGGCGGTGTTCCTCACGGTGGAGCCCGGCGAGCGCACCAACCTGGCCGTGCTGCGCGACATCGTCGCGGAGGCCGCGCGGCGTGGCATCTGGGTGGTGCTGGACGAGAGCGCCTTCTTCAACATCACCGGCGGCGTGGAGCCGCGCACGCTGTTCGAGTTCCTCGCCCGCGAGGTGCCCGCGCCCAACCTGGTGGTCCTCTATGGCCTCATCAAGAACGCAGTGTGGCCGGACCTGGAGCTGACGCTGCTGTTGCCCGTGCCCGAGCCCCTGCGCGCCGACCTGGAGGTGGCCGCGGAGGTGACGTACTCGCGCATCAGCACGCTGGCGCAGTGGTTCTACGAGCGCACCTTCGCGGAGCTGCTCGCCTTCCGCCTCGCCTTCGCCGAGCCCGCGCCGCCCGCGCCGCGCCCGAAGCCCGAGGTGCCGCTGCCGCGCTCGAAGCGCATCGCGCACCTGTCCACGTTCCCCGCCTTCCTGCCCCGCATCTTCCGCGAGGAGGATCCGGAGCTGGTGCGGCTGGACTACGGCGAGAACGAGGGCCCGTTGCCGCCGCCGCTGGTGGAGGGGCTCGTCGCGGCCAGTGTCGCTCCGCCCGCCGCGGGCACGCAGACGGGCCTGGCCGAGGCGCTCACGTCGTTCCTCTTGGAGACGCGCGGCGCGCGCTATTCGCCGGATGAGCTGGTGCTGGCTCCGGGCGTGTGGCCGCTCGTGCATCACCTCGGTGTGGCGCTGCGCCAGCGGTTGGGTCGCGCGCCCCGCGTGTTCCTGGCCACGCCTTGCTACGGCGTCCTGCCGCCCACGTTTGTCGCGGCGGGATGCGAGGTGGAGCTGGGGACGCTCGCCTCGCTGCTCGCGCGCCGGGGCGCGGGTTCTCCCGATGCGGTGGTGGTGTCCCAGCCCTCCAACCCCGCGGGCACGTACCTGACGCATCAGGAGCTGGTGGCCCTGGCCACGTACGTGGTGGAGCAGCGGTGCCTGCTGGTGTCCGACGAAATCTTCGGCCTGGTGCACCTCACCAACCCCACCGCCGAGACGGTGCACAGCCCCGTCACGTTGGAGGGCGCGGTGCCGGGCGTGGGCGCGCGCACGGTCATCCTGGGCGGACTGTCCAAGGAGTTCGCCGCGGGCGGGCTGCGCGTGGGCTGGCTGGCCACGAGGGACCGGGCGCTCGCTCAAGCGCTGCGCGACAGCGGACCGGGTGCGCTGCACCTGCCCACCGCGCGCGCGGCGGCGTACCTCTACGCGGCCTATGCGCGCAGCCCCGAGGGACAGCTCCTGTACGCGGCGCGACACCGCGCCCTGCGCGACTTCCTGGGGAAGATGCGCCGCGAGCTGGCGGAGAAGCGCGCGCTGCTGGCGGAGGTGCTGCCGGACTCAGGGCTCGCTGAGTCCGCCGAGGTGGGCGGCCTGTTCCTCGCGCCGCGCGTGACGGCGTGGCTGGGGCGCGAGGTGGACGGGGAGCGCCTCACGCCGGAGAACCTGCCGCGCATCGTCTACACGCACACGCGCGTGGTGCTCAACGGCGGCGCGTGGTGCGGGGACCCCGAGCGCGTGCGCGCGGTGTTCTCCATTCCCATGGCCAAGCTCCTGCGCGCGAGGGATCGCCTGCGTGCGTTCGGGATGATGGTGCGCTCGCGCTGA
- a CDS encoding site-2 protease family protein, which translates to MPATRGGLQFASFRGIPIRAHISLLLILPLMAFLFGGAFRRAAEVAHVPPERLAGSPFLWGLLVAVGLFASVLIHELAHTVYALRHGGRVRGITLMMVGGVSELSEAPPRPRDEAWMALMGPLTSLGLAAVLGGATWLLRDLRSFNLQFACFYLGTLNLFLGLFNLLPAFPMDGGRIVRAVLTSRWGPLRATRVAAGLGRGFAVLMGLWGLVQLNPLLVVIAFFIFMGAEGEARQVRMKVTLEGIPVAQLMSPRRVSVDVADSLWDAQWALRRERVPMLPVTEDGRPVGRVTVEAIGAVPEDARGRRTTREVMQSPAVTVSLADDGWTAVRRMAEAEVPQLAVVEEDGRLAGTVDVTDVQQTLALHASRTEREERRGPRWRQERPA; encoded by the coding sequence ATGCCAGCCACTCGCGGGGGACTTCAATTCGCGTCGTTCCGCGGCATCCCCATCCGCGCGCACATCTCCCTGTTGCTCATCCTGCCCCTGATGGCCTTCCTGTTCGGCGGCGCGTTCCGGCGCGCGGCGGAGGTGGCGCACGTGCCTCCCGAGCGCCTGGCGGGCTCGCCCTTTCTCTGGGGCCTGCTCGTGGCGGTGGGCCTGTTCGCTTCCGTGCTGATTCACGAGCTGGCGCACACCGTCTATGCGCTCCGCCATGGCGGGCGGGTGCGCGGCATCACGCTGATGATGGTGGGCGGCGTGTCCGAGCTGTCCGAGGCGCCGCCGCGTCCGCGTGACGAGGCCTGGATGGCGCTGATGGGGCCGCTGACGAGCCTGGGGCTCGCCGCGGTGCTCGGCGGCGCGACGTGGCTCTTGCGCGACCTGCGCTCGTTCAACCTCCAGTTCGCCTGCTTCTACCTGGGCACCCTCAACCTCTTCCTGGGGCTGTTCAACCTGCTGCCGGCGTTTCCCATGGATGGGGGGCGCATCGTGCGCGCGGTGCTCACCAGCCGGTGGGGCCCGCTGCGCGCCACGCGCGTGGCCGCGGGACTGGGACGCGGGTTCGCGGTGCTGATGGGCCTGTGGGGGCTCGTGCAGCTCAACCCGCTGCTCGTCGTCATCGCCTTCTTCATCTTCATGGGCGCCGAGGGTGAGGCGCGGCAGGTGCGGATGAAGGTGACGCTGGAGGGCATCCCCGTGGCGCAGCTCATGTCGCCCCGGCGCGTGAGCGTGGATGTGGCGGACTCGCTGTGGGATGCGCAGTGGGCGCTGCGGCGCGAGCGCGTGCCGATGCTTCCGGTGACGGAGGATGGGCGCCCGGTGGGGCGGGTGACGGTGGAGGCGATCGGCGCCGTGCCCGAGGACGCGCGCGGACGCCGCACCACGCGCGAGGTGATGCAGTCGCCCGCGGTGACGGTGTCGCTCGCGGACGACGGCTGGACGGCGGTGCGGCGCATGGCCGAGGCCGAGGTGCCGCAGCTCGCGGTGGTGGAGGAGGACGGGCGTCTGGCGGGGACGGTGGACGTCACGGACGTGCAGCAGACGCTGGCCTTGCACGCGTCGCGGACGGAGCGCGAGGAGCGCCGAGGGCCGCGCTGGCGTCAGGAGCGGCCCGCCTGA
- a CDS encoding DUF2892 domain-containing protein, with product MICNESTVDRSLRVLEGLVMLALVVAGPRTPWGLVGLVPLLTGVLGYCPLYALLGVSTQPSGLQAVRGLP from the coding sequence ATGATCTGCAACGAGAGCACTGTCGACCGTTCGCTGCGCGTCCTGGAGGGGTTGGTGATGTTGGCGCTGGTGGTGGCCGGACCGCGCACGCCGTGGGGCCTCGTGGGGTTGGTGCCGCTGCTCACGGGCGTGCTGGGCTACTGCCCGCTCTACGCGCTGCTCGGCGTGAGCACGCAGCCGAGCGGGCTGCAGGCCGTGCGCGGCCTGCCGTGA
- a CDS encoding polyphosphate kinase 2 family protein — protein MSVITLAKQGKKVVLDKLATSPDKKVKRESAKEEFEALGAELFDLQDLQWGARLNSVLIVLQGRDTAGKDGTIKHVVGDLNPRGVAVTSFGVPTPEENAHDFLWRVHKHTPRLGEFAIFNRSHYEDVLAVRVHKLAPKPLWKARYGHIRDFEEMLAEHGTIVLKFFLHISREEQEQRLLDREKEPRKAWKISAGDWDDRRHWDDYSQAYQDVFAETSTPWAPWTLVPSDSKWYRNLVVARRVAEALRPYRKAWQERLDEVGARKKAELKAWRKKR, from the coding sequence ATGAGCGTCATCACCCTCGCGAAGCAGGGCAAGAAGGTCGTGCTGGACAAGCTCGCCACCTCGCCGGACAAGAAGGTGAAGCGCGAGTCCGCGAAGGAGGAGTTCGAGGCGCTGGGCGCGGAGCTCTTCGACCTTCAGGACCTTCAATGGGGGGCCCGGCTGAACTCGGTGCTCATCGTCCTGCAGGGGCGCGACACGGCGGGCAAGGACGGCACCATCAAGCACGTGGTGGGGGACCTGAACCCGCGCGGCGTCGCCGTCACGTCCTTTGGCGTCCCCACGCCCGAGGAGAATGCGCACGACTTCCTCTGGCGTGTTCACAAGCACACCCCGCGCCTGGGTGAGTTCGCCATCTTCAACCGCTCCCACTACGAGGACGTGTTGGCGGTGCGCGTGCACAAGCTGGCGCCCAAGCCGCTGTGGAAGGCGCGCTACGGTCACATCCGCGACTTCGAGGAGATGCTGGCCGAGCACGGCACCATCGTCCTCAAGTTCTTCCTCCACATCAGCCGCGAGGAGCAGGAGCAGCGCCTCCTGGACCGGGAGAAGGAGCCGCGCAAGGCGTGGAAGATCAGCGCCGGCGACTGGGATGACCGGCGGCACTGGGACGACTACTCGCAGGCGTACCAGGATGTCTTCGCGGAGACCTCCACGCCGTGGGCGCCGTGGACGCTCGTGCCGTCGGACTCGAAGTGGTACCGCAACCTCGTGGTGGCGCGGCGGGTGGCGGAGGCGCTCCGGCCGTACCGCAAGGCGTGGCAGGAGCGCCTGGACGAGGTGGGCGCGCGCAAGAAGGCGGAGCTGAAGGCCTGGCGCAAGAAGCGCTAG
- a CDS encoding acyl-CoA carboxylase subunit beta: MDGTPEKDPLRARLQQMEQQAEQGGGADRIAKQHEAGKLTARERIDLLLDPGSFCELDKFVTHRSNDFGMGDKKILGDGVVTGYGTVEGRKVFVFAQDFTVFGGSLSGAYAQKICKIMDMATRVGAPVIGLNDSGGARIQEGVESLAGYADIFLRNTLASGVVPQISLILGPCAGGAVYSPAITDFIMMVKDTSYMFITGPDVIKTVTHEEVSKEALGGALTHNQKSGVAHFAAENEQAAIVMTRELLSFLPSNNQEDAPAQPCDDDPFRAEESLKTLVPSNPNKPYDIKEIVRAVVDNKHFFEVQEHFAKNIVVGFARMNGRSVGIVANQPAVLAGCLDIDASVKAARFVRFCDCFNIPLVTFVDVPGFLPGTDQEWGGIITHGAKLLYAYAEATVPKITVITRKAYGGAYDVMASKHIRADINYAYPSAEIAVMGPEGAVNIIFRNELLKAKDPNAERARLVAEYREKFANPFKAAELGYIDEVIRPEDTRSKVIRALEMLKDKRQENLPRKHGNIPL, from the coding sequence ATGGACGGAACCCCCGAGAAGGATCCTCTCCGCGCACGGCTCCAGCAGATGGAGCAGCAGGCCGAGCAAGGCGGCGGCGCTGACCGCATCGCCAAGCAGCACGAGGCCGGCAAGCTCACCGCCCGCGAGCGCATCGACCTGCTGCTGGACCCCGGCTCCTTCTGTGAGCTGGACAAGTTCGTCACCCACCGCTCGAACGACTTCGGCATGGGCGACAAGAAGATCCTCGGTGACGGCGTCGTCACCGGCTACGGCACCGTCGAGGGCCGCAAGGTCTTCGTCTTCGCCCAGGACTTCACCGTCTTCGGCGGCTCGCTGTCCGGCGCCTATGCCCAGAAGATCTGCAAGATCATGGACATGGCCACCCGCGTGGGCGCGCCGGTCATCGGCCTGAACGACTCGGGCGGCGCGCGCATCCAGGAAGGCGTGGAGAGCCTCGCGGGCTACGCGGACATCTTCCTGCGCAACACGCTCGCCTCGGGCGTGGTGCCGCAAATCTCCCTCATCCTGGGTCCGTGCGCGGGCGGCGCGGTGTACTCGCCCGCCATCACCGACTTCATCATGATGGTGAAGGACACCTCCTACATGTTCATCACCGGCCCGGACGTCATCAAGACGGTGACGCACGAGGAGGTGTCGAAGGAGGCCCTGGGCGGCGCGCTCACGCACAACCAGAAGTCCGGCGTGGCGCACTTCGCGGCGGAGAACGAGCAGGCGGCCATCGTGATGACCCGCGAGCTGCTCTCGTTCCTCCCCTCCAACAACCAGGAGGACGCGCCCGCCCAGCCGTGTGACGACGACCCGTTCCGCGCCGAGGAGTCCCTCAAGACGCTCGTGCCGAGCAACCCCAACAAGCCCTACGACATCAAGGAGATCGTCCGGGCGGTCGTCGACAACAAGCACTTCTTCGAGGTGCAGGAGCACTTCGCCAAGAACATCGTCGTCGGCTTCGCGCGCATGAACGGGCGCAGCGTGGGCATCGTCGCCAACCAGCCCGCGGTGCTCGCCGGCTGCCTGGACATCGACGCCAGCGTGAAGGCCGCGCGCTTCGTGCGCTTCTGCGACTGCTTCAACATCCCGCTCGTCACCTTCGTGGACGTGCCCGGCTTCCTGCCCGGCACCGACCAGGAGTGGGGCGGCATCATCACCCACGGCGCCAAGCTGCTCTACGCGTACGCCGAGGCCACCGTCCCCAAAATCACCGTCATCACGCGCAAGGCCTACGGCGGCGCGTATGACGTCATGGCCTCCAAGCACATCCGCGCGGACATCAACTACGCGTACCCGTCGGCGGAGATCGCCGTGATGGGCCCCGAGGGCGCGGTCAACATCATCTTCCGCAACGAGCTGCTCAAGGCGAAGGACCCCAACGCCGAGCGCGCGCGCCTGGTGGCCGAGTACCGCGAGAAGTTCGCCAACCCGTTCAAGGCGGCGGAGCTGGGCTACATCGACGAGGTCATCCGTCCCGAGGACACGCGCAGCAAGGTCATCCGCGCCCTGGAGATGCTCAAGGACAAGCGCCAGGAGAACCTGCCGCGCAAGCACGGCAACATCCCGCTGTAA